One window from the genome of Molothrus ater isolate BHLD 08-10-18 breed brown headed cowbird chromosome 5, BPBGC_Mater_1.1, whole genome shotgun sequence encodes:
- the IL22 gene encoding interleukin-22, whose amino-acid sequence MASLHTLANSFPGWMFFCCCCCLPLLLTSSLPLKGAPSAHHACRLRKIHFQQPYIRNRTYTLAKTASASDKDTDNRLIGQQLFVNIRENNRCYMMKRVVELVVKDVLLTEIKSQYPHVEEVAQFLASLTSELSSCQFSGKRDHIENNLEQMKNKMEQLGENGKTKAIGELDLLFDYMENACTDAPKKGGNKKKN is encoded by the exons ATGGCCTCCCTGCACACCTTGGCCAACAGCTTCCCAGGATGGAtgttcttctgctgctgttgctgtctccctcttcttctcaccagctctctgcctctgaaaggggctcccagtgcccatcaTGCCTGCAGGCTCAGGAAGATCCATTTCCAGCAGCCCTACATCAGGAATCGCACCTACACCTTGGCCAAAACG gCCAGTGCCTCAGACAAGGACACAGACAACAGATTGattgggcagcagctctttgttaATATCAGG GAAAACAACCGCTGCTACATGATGAAGAGGGTTGTGGAGCTCGTAGTAAAAGATGTTCTCCTCACTGAAATCAAGAGCCAGTACCCTCATGTTGAGGAGGTGGCACAGTTCTTGGCATCCCTTAcctcagagctgagcagctgt cAATTCTCAGGAAAGAGAGACCACATTGAAAATAACCTGGAACAAATGAAGAACAAAATGGAACAG TtgggagaaaatggaaagacTAAAGCCATTGGAGAGCTGGATTTACTGTTTGACTACATGGAAAATGCCTGTACTGATGCCCCAAAGAAGGGAgggaacaagaagaaaaattga